The DNA window CAGAGCTCACCAAACTGCAGCCCTAGGCCACTCCATTCCCTCGCGCCTGGAAGCAGCGATCTGTAGAGGCAGAGAAGAGCACATTCAAACACCAACCCCAGTTTATTTCCCAGAACAAAACCACTTGATTTTCCAGGTTAGGACAAAGGGGACTGAATGGGGGTATTAACTTCTCTTGGATTTCTCCCCTCAGTAACATTCCTACTCAGCAACATGGGATTTCAGGCAGAGAAAGCCAGAGATAGCTCAACTTACCCACTTTGGTCAGGTCAATAACGTTTTCCTTAACAATTCCATACTTTTGGCAAATTTCCACAAACTCGTTCTTGAGTTCTGGACTCGTATCTGGTTCTCGGGCTGTGGGAAGAGTAACAGGAGCTGCTTTGTCCTGTTTCCTGGTGATGGAGGCTCATGAGAGGGATGGGTCTCTGGCCGAGTGGGAAAGTGAATGGCACTGATTACGTGCTTAGGCACAAGTCTCAGGGATGGAAAAAAGTCTTTCTTGAATGTGACACCTTTAGGATATCTTTCTGGCACAGTGAGAGAGTCATCATCTTCCCATCACTGAGCCTGAGAGATTTTACCAAAGGGGAACATCCATCTTTAATGAGGAGAAAGGTCCCAGGGTACAATTGGGAAGTCCACTCTGTCTCcaggcttccttccttccctggccTCCCCACCCCAAGATGAGCACCAGCATGAAAATACTCTACCATAGAGCTCTAGCAGTTGGTATGAGTCGCTGAAATTCTCGAGATAAAAAATAATATGGTGACTATAGTTCACCTGAAGTATGCGAAATTTATTATTTCCATCATCTGTGGAGAAAACAGAACACGGCTCAGAATTTCTTTGGTCTGTGGGAAAGAAGTGAAACCCTTTTACCTGTTCTCTCCCACAAAACAAAtcctggaagaaatagaaagtgatGTCTACTGCCTTCCATCTGCATCTCTCTAGGCTTCTTGAGGCAACTTCTAAGGAACACTGATGGAGTGACCATTAGGGGTAGAAAAATTAAGCCACAGCAGTAACTTCCCCTCTATCCTGACACCTGAGACTCACCTACCTCTCTCAACCATCTCTGCCAACTATGTGCCTCTGTCTTCTCTACAAGCCCCATTGGCTTTATATACCCAGTGCTATATCCTGAATGATACGCTGTGGCAAGGGCCTTTTGACACTGTCAGAAAGTGGGGCAGGGAACtaccctggtgatccagcggttaagaatccatctgccaatgcagtggacacaggtttgatccatgatcTAAGAAGACTCCAcatacctcagagcaactaagatTGTATACTCTAGAGCCCACAGTcccaactactaagcccatgGGGTGCAAGTGCTGAGCCCAAGAGCCCTAAAGCCCTGAAGCCCTGAAGCCCATGATACACAGCAGGACATAAGctgccgcaatgagaagcctgggtgTTGCAATTAGAGAGTAGTTCCTGcttgctgaaactagagaaagcctgaaaacagcagtgaagactcagtgtagcaaaaataaataaacaaacatagtTTTTAAAGTAGGCAAGGAATGAGAAGCTGTCCTTccaatttacttttttatttgccAACTTCCTTTTGTTGCAGGAAGTACATATGACTGAGGTGCTTTCTCTGTATGATCctattacatgccaggcactggctTTGACACACACATTTCTGCCAAATTCAGGATACTGGTTATTAGATGGCCATGTTAGATTATCATTATGCATATCAAGAACTGATCAACATCCTGGACCTTAGCAAATTCCTTGCACTTGGAAGTagaattttgaaagatttttttttttaaacatactcACAGCTAATAGTATATACGCCATCCTCTCCTGTGCTGTCAGAAACCAAAGGAAGCTCAGTACACACTCCGTTTACCCTGTAAAACAGAATGAGCTGATGCCCAAGAGATCCTGATGGGATTGGCTCCCTCACATTCTACCTGTAACTTGAGTTTCCCATTCCACTGATCAGCTGTTAAGCACTTCTATTTACATGATTTCACTTCATTTGGTACCTTGAGAATGAGTCCACTTTTCTATCGCTATGCCTCTAACCTCTTCCCACTCTTACTATTACGACAGCTACTCATCTAGAGAATTAGCTGGGTTCTGACCAACTTCTCACATAGTGACTTACAAACATCACCTCACTTGATCCTCACAAAAACACAGAGAGAGAATTGTATCATTGTCTTTTACTCCAGAGAAGACTGAGGAAGAAAGAGATGAATTTTCTTGGTAACTCGGAGATTCAAGAACTAGATAGGGTATTGATTCTGAATCCTGTGCTCTTAACCTGTGCTgtctttccaggctactaatgaTCTGAATCCCCTCTGCCCATTATCTCCTCTACTCCCACAGGaatcaagtctatgccctgaccagtaatgatgaagaagctgaagttgaatggttctctgaagacctataaaaccttcaagaactaacaccctgaaaagatgtccttttcattataggggactggagtgcaaaagtaggaagtcaagagatacctggagtaacaggcaagtttggccttggagtataaaacgaagcaggtcaaaggctaacagagttttgtcaagaggacacactggtcatagcaaacaccgtcttccaacaacacaagagaagactctacacacggacatcaccagatggtcaatactgaaatcagattgacatattctttggagccaaagatggagaagctctatacagtcagcagaacaagaccaggagctgactgtggttcagatcatgaactccttgagTTCAGATCAAGAACTCAATCttcaagaaagattgaaggcaggaggagaaggggatgaataggatgagatggttggatgg is part of the Capra hircus breed San Clemente chromosome 8, ASM170441v1, whole genome shotgun sequence genome and encodes:
- the LOC102169183 gene encoding major allergen Equ c 1 isoform X2; translation: MKLLLLCLGLTLVCAQEGTSDVVRSNFDIPKIAGEWYSILLASDHREKIEENGSMRVFVEHIDVLENSSLSFKFHTKVNGVCTELPLVSDSTGEDGVYTISYDGNNKFRILQVNYSHHIIFYLENFSDSYQLLELYAREPDTSPELKNEFVEICQKYGIVKENVIDLTKVDRCFQARGNGVA